From the Astyanax mexicanus isolate ESR-SI-001 chromosome 12, AstMex3_surface, whole genome shotgun sequence genome, the window ataaaaaaaacaaaatgttagtTATTAGCCAAATAATTTGACTTTTCATTATTTTTGCCTCTTCTTCCTTGCAAAAGACTTCCGGTTCTATAAGAGATTCTTGGGCCGTCTTGTATGCTTTTTTAGGTCTAGTTACAAATTTCTGATATTTTGATTGCTGTACTGCCAGCTTGGTTTTTAACTCTAGCAGTAGTATGGAACTTGAGCATGAAATTAGTGATGCTGTATCTGTAAAAGTCTTCTAATGCCAggtttacactacacaacttttttgagtcgtcagtcgttttgctgttcacactatacgactggttgtgctgtaatcgtgagtgtttcagttgttgagacttttacactacatgactgatcagcgtcatgggtcacaaattacacgatttctcaTTGTGGAAAATCACTTACTCACCTGGATGccctccagaaacacgtttcatcaccagaacacacctgaactaaatGCACACGAAAACTAGCGATGCCAagtcagagaatctctatagaggagaatacacactgagcaaaatcagagtttataaatgtctgatcagttttatattgaaatgtgtttatgtcctcaacacagaactatgtgaaatgtttcagtaccgcagacataatttttttttaatcattttgaaaTCCAGTTATacgccttttaaacatgctctacctgtatctccaggatcagctcgccaacaAATCAGCTAACAGTAGcggtaatgctagtgctttacagtttaaaacctgttttcttcagataaactgaaatatacaggcacgctttcttattttttataaaatacattattctactttttttttaaattaaagaaatatttagaacaagtagttcataattatttttaatttaaagtttttagcttttatctGCATTGACCCCTATTCATAGaagactcactcgcgggctccctctaaagtcatttactgatataacagggggaatggtagggtggtcagactttcagtagttcacactacgcgACAGTGCGAGAGCCGAGTGATCCCCGATTTCCCTCCGAGCAGAGTTTTTCAGCGGTCAATGAAAAATTATCGGCGACTGAAAAGctcaaaatcgtgtagtgtgaacctagcATAAGGCTCTTAAGAGGGTTATACATCAGTGTAACCAAAATCACTCCAAATAGCTCCAGAAAGTAAATCTGCATCACCTGCCCAATCTGGACTGCTCATgtgcaaaaacatatatatatatatatatatatatatatatatatatatatatatatataaaattaatttaatataaaaattctgAGTATTGACACATTTCTTCAATTACAGAAGACGTGTGTTGATTATGAAACCATGCTTGGGCCCAGAATGTTACCCGCAATGTGACCAGAGACCAGCATCTGCTGGTCTTTCTGACTATCTTCcccctgtttttttctttccccaGCAATACAGGTTTCTTACCTTCTGGCAGGCGGACAGACCGATCCATGCAGGGTTCTCGTCGGGGTCGTGAGCACGGATAAGAGACTTCACCATCTGATATTCATTTTCGTTGTGCATTGAGGCCAAATTAGCACCCAGATTTACGCAGTAAATCTGCAACAAGGGCAAAAGTTAAAATGTACTGTTTTCACTGAACTGCTTCTGCTATTGATAGAATGCAGATTTCACCTAAGTATTTGTTaatattacatataaaataaaataaaatcctgacTTTATTCTGACACTGTATAAGCTGTAAGGTAAACCAGGACACAACCTGTAAACACATTCTGAGATCTGCTAAATGATCCTATTCCAGCAAAAAGTATTTTAGCAAGAATAATTGTAACATAACACATCTACACATCTCTGCTACAAAAAAGAACTTCCCAGCTTGAACATTTTATGAAGAATTTGATCCTAATGAGAATAAATAATCATTggttaaataagaataaaacaaattCAATACAAGTCTTTGTCATTCCAaacaagtaaatataaaaaatgcctGCATCCACATGATTACATTTTGTGAAGAGCTACACATTTAAAGAAaccaatggttaaaaaaaaaatggtaacttgctcttacatccTACAACCCTGCCATTATATGGAATATAACTAAAAATCCAAAACAATACCATTGAGGGGAGCATCTTACATGCCTAGTATGCCAGAAACCAATTGGATAACAGCATAAAATTCACTCTGTGCATAAAGTTTTAAGTCGAAATCGCTTTGAGTTGTGTGCTTCATTCTAGTGAATGTTGACATTACTCAAATTTACATGCAGATCTTGCACAATTTAGGATATAAGAAACATAAAATATTGGGCtgcaatttaaatttaaaaagtagcattttaaattaaatcttttcaATTTAATGATCAAACATTACTGGACTCAATAATTAGTTTTTAGAGTGACCATTCTATAGCTTACCTCGGCAGAGTACCAGTCTAAAGGGCTGGCAAAGTAGGTAAAGCAGCGATTATCGAACTTCACCCAGCCATATGGACAGGCAGCAGTGCATGAACCGTCCTTTTTCGGTTGGCCTTTGATTTGTTCTGTTTagtgaaaaaaaagataaaaaaaaaaatcaggaagcaTGAAAAAGTTATTGATTATAAGATGAACGATGATGAGTAATAAATTACAGCCATTTCTGTAGCAGTTCTTTACCTTGGACTAATGTGTCCAGATCTGTGTCTAGAAAATCAGACagagaatattattataaaatatgtcCTACAAAAATAATGGATTTACAACTGAATAATATAACAAAGAGCAGAACTGCCAACATAATTTGATACAGGTTTTTTTCTCCTGATCTGTTTAAGAGAAAATGGAgcacaaagataaaaaaaatagtcaaCTACTAAATAACAGACTTCTTATACAGGCCTTCATTAAAATCTAATCTAACGGTTTCAAAATTTTCAACACTTGCATTTATTTCCCTACACTCACCCTGGATTTATCTTAATGaagttaagtaaaataaaattcttACCAGAAGATGCCAACGCCCCAAAGCAGGCAAACAGCAAAGAAAGTTCAGCTACGCGAACCATGTTGAAAATGAGAatgttaaaaactgttaaaacacaGTTAAGTTAGGGCACATGAAACATTGTTAACAGAAATACAGATAAAACAGAACAAGTTTTCATACCTGCAGGATCTTCTTTTTGTGGATCAAGAGAGGGATTTGATAAAACACCAGCAGAAATGCTGTCCTTTTATACTCTTCAGAAAGTAGTGAAAACTCACCACACCTACTCAGACCCAGACAGTTTTACTGCGTAAGCAGTAACATGCGTAagcatgtgtatgtatgtatgtatgtatgtatagaaTTCACAGTGGAATGGCTATTTCTACACATTTCTTTCTAAAGATCGTGTAAACGAGGCCAAGCGAGCGGCAAAAAGTTGAGATAtattaactttatgcaaatgagttttGCTGGGCGGTAGCCAATCAGTGCCACGCGGACAGGGCTTCAGCACCACACACTACAGGCTGAACTACAGAGTGAGAAAACTGAGCTTTTTCTGGATTTTTCGTGCTTTAAGAAACCCCTTTGTACGATAACAGAGACGGAGGACCAGCTGGTCCTGagctggatgttttagcagggttcaccggGCGATAAAAAAAGAACTGTCTCGTTCATACACaacactgaactacaactctacacattcttgctggtggcagataaactgcttgctctttcaggcGACACGCCCCAAAGCGGCGAGAGAAAGGCGGAAAAAGCGATTGGGAGCGATGccgcgtcgctgcagtgtgaacgaGAAAATttacgccgctttaaatgaacactgtcaaaatgaaatccttctcagtagtttagcggtttgggtccgcattggacaacgtctgggtccggacccggaccgcggtccgcctgtTAGTGACCCCTACTCTATAGAATATTAGCATGGCAAGAAAAGTGTTAATATATACAGAATGACTCTGGATAACCAGGCTAAATAAACACAGTCGTGGGAAAGTGACACTGGAGAACTCTGCTCTTCATTTACATCTGTGTGGAAGTGTTTTTTTGGCACGCTATGGAGTGAGCTTTCTCCATTGTTTGTAAATATAGTGAGGGGTCAGGCCTACAGGAAAATGCAGGCAATTTTAACAAATGGATTTTTAAGCATGTTCTcaaaggaggaaaagagaactTAGTAAACGGCTTCTCTATTATACTGAGTGAATAAACTGTTGTTT encodes:
- the LOC125806210 gene encoding lactose-binding lectin l-2-like, which translates into the protein MVRVAELSLLFACFGALASSDTDLDTLVQEQIKGQPKKDGSCTAACPYGWVKFDNRCFTYFASPLDWYSAEIYCVNLGANLASMHNENEYQMVKSLIRAHDPDENPAWIGLSACQKKFGWVWSDGTRFDFTRWNSNEPNYSHNGECCVNINWAYSVPEKRWNDNPCEETFPFVCVKRLN